Part of the Burkholderia humptydooensis genome, CACATGAGCATGGAATCGATCTACGAATACGGCTCGCGCGCGGGCGCGTGGCGCATCCTGCGCGAGTTCGAGACGCGCGGGCTGCCGCTCACGGTGTTCGGCGTCGGCATGGCGATCGAGCGGCATCCGGAGCTCGCGCGCGCGTTCGTCGAGCTCGGCCACGAGATCGCGTGTCACGGCTGGCGCTGGATTCACTATCAGGACATGACGCCCGAGCGCGAGGCCGAGCACATGAAGCTCGGGATGGAAGCGATCGAGCGCGTGACGGGCGTGCGCCCGCTCGGCTGGTATACGGGCCGCGACAGTCCGAACACGCATCGGCTCGTCGCCGAGTACGGCGGCTTTTTGTACGACTCCGATCATTACGGCGACGACCTGCCGTTCTGGATGGACGTCGAGGTGTCGGGCGGCGCGAGCGCGCCGCAACTGATCGTCCCGTACACGCTCGATGCGAACGACATGCGTTTCGCGACGCCGCAGGGCTTCAACACAGCCGATCATTTCTTCCACTACCTGCGCGACGCGTTCGACGTGCTGTACGAGGAGGGCGACGAGGCGCCGAAGATGATGTCGATCGGCATGCACTGCCGGCTGCTCGGCAGGCCGGGGCGCTTTCGCGCGCTGCAGCGCTTCCTCGATCACGTCGAGCGGCACGATCGCGTATGGGTTGCGCGCCGCGTCGACATCGCGCGCCACTGGCGCGAGCATCATCCGTATCGGCCGCAACCTCGGCGCGAGGGGAACGCATGATGCAGGCGATGCACTACACGCTCGCGCAGTTGAACGCGATGTCGACGGATGCGTTCGTCGCGGCGCTGTCCGGGATCTTCGAGCATTCGCCGTGGGTCGCCGAGGCGGCGGCGGCCGCGCGGCCCTTCGCCAGCATCGGCGCATTGCACAGGACGATGAAGGACGCGGTCGAGGGCGCGGGCGACGCGCGGCAGCTCGCGCTCGTCAATGCGCACCCGGAGCTTGCCGGCAAGGCGGCGGTGCGCGGCGAGCTGACCGCAGAATCGACGCGCGAGCAGAGCGGCGCGGGTCTCGACCGCTGCACGCAGGAGGAGTTCGACAAGCTGCAGCGGCTTAATCGCGCGTATCGCGAGAAATTCGGCTTCCCGTTCATCCTCGCGGTGCGCGGCTACGACCGGCACGGAATCATCGCGAACTTCGAGGCGCGCGTCGGCCATACGCGCGACGAGGAACTGCGCGCGAGCCTCGGGCAGATCTATCGGATCGCGCGTTTCCGGCTCGACGATCTGATCGACGCGTGAGCGCCGGCTGAACGCTTCGTCCGGTTCGGCGCGGCCCCCGCCAGGTCCGCGCGCGACGACGCGCGGCGGCGGTTTTCCACTCATCAGGCATCAGGTATCACGCACCACGACAAGGACAAGACGATGACTCTTCCGCTTTTCGATCCGAATGCTCCCGAATTCACGCGGCGTTACGTGAATCTCGCCGACCCGCGTCTCGGCGCGCAGGCGCTTGAGGCGAGCGACGATTTCTTCGCACCGAAGGAGCGCATGCTGAATCCGGAGCCCGCCGTGTTCATCCCGGGCAAGTACGACGATCACGGCAAATGGATGGACGGCTGGGAGACGCGCCGCAAGCGCACGACGGGCTACGACTGGTGCATCGTGAAGCTCGCGCGGCCCGGCGTGATCAAGGGCTTCGACATCGATACGAGCCACTTCACGGGCAACTTCCCGCCGGCCGCGTCGATCGAGGCCGCGCACGTGCCCGAAGGCGCGCTGAACGAGGTGACGGAGTGGGCCGAGATCGTGCCGTCGACGACGCTGCAGGGCAATAGCCATCACTACATCGAAGCGCATGACGCGAACGCGTACACGCATCTGCGCGTGAACATCTACCCGGACGGCGGCATCGCGCGGCTGCGCGTGTACGGCCAGCCGCAGCTCGATTGGGCGGGCGCGAGCCGATCCGAGCTGTTCGATCTCGCGGCGATGGAGAACGGCGGCTACGTCGTCGCGGCGAACAACCAGCACTTCGGCCTCGCGTCGAACGTGCTGCTGCCGGGCCGCGGCGTGAACATGGGCGACGGCTGGGAGACGCGCCGCCGCCGCGAGCCGGGCAACGACTGGGCGATCATCGCGCTCGCGCGGCCGGGCGTGATCCGCAGGATCGAAGTCGATACCGCGCATTTCAAGGGCAACTATCCGGACCGCTGCTCGGTCCAGGCCGCCTGCGTGACGGGCGGCACCGACAGCTCGCTCGTCACGCAGGCGATGTTCTGGCCGGTGCTGCTCGGCGAGCAGAAGCTGCAGATGGACAAGCAGCACGCTTTCGAAGCCGAGCTCGCCGCGCTCGGGCCCGTCACGCACGTGCGGCTGAACATCATTCCGGACGGCGGCGTGTCGCGTCTGCGCGTATGGGGCACGCTCGACAAATGAAGACGCTCGCGATCGAACCGTTGACGCGCGCCGCGTTCGCGCCGTTCGGCGACGTCATCGAAACGGCGGGCGCGAAGCAGATCCCGATCAACCTCGGCACGACGATGCGCTTTCACGATCTCGCGAAGATCGACGTCGCCGACGAAGGCGGGCGGCCGCTCGTGAACCTGTTTCGCGGACAGCCGCGCGCGCTGCCGTTCGAGGTGACGATGCTCGAGCGGCATCCGCTCGGCAGCCAGGCGTTCATTCCGCTGACGGACCGGCCTTATATCGTTGTCGTCGCGCCGGCGGGCGATCTCGATCCGTCGAAGATTCGCGCGTTCGTGACGAGCGGATGGCAGGGCGTGAACTACGCGAAGGGCGTCTGGCACCACCCGCTGATCGCGTTCGGCGAGGTGAGCGACTTCATCGTCGTCGATCGCGGCGGCGACGGGTTGAACCTCAATGAACAGGATCTGCAGGAATCGCTGTGGCTCACCGAAGAGGCGCTGCACGCGCTGACGGCCTGATCCGGCAAACCCCCCCGCTTGACCCGGGAAGCCCGCGCAACGATGTGCGGGCTTTTTTCGTATCGGGGCGTGGCGACTGCGTAAGGACTTTGCATATTCCGTATTGTTGGTTCGTCGCGACGAACGGATCCGGTATCGTGACCGCCGCGTCAATCTATCGATCGATGCAGGTCAATTTCCCGCGATCCTGTCCCACGAACATCCCAACATGAACCGAAGAATCACGATCGCGGCAGCCGCGGCGTCAGCCGTGCTGGTGCTCGCCGCCTGCGGCGACGGCGGCATCGTCGCCAGCAACGACACCGGCACGAGCGCGGTGCGCGGCGCGAACCCGCTCGCCACGCCCGATCAGATCGCGGCGGAGAAGCTTGCGATCGAACTGGTGGCCGCACCCGCGGTCGTGCAAGCGAAGGCCGCGCTGAAGGCGCAATGGCTGGCCGCGGCGCAGGCGGTCGGCGGCGTGCCGGACGAATCGCTCGCGTATCTGCAGACCGCCGTCGATGAATCGGCAATGTCGACCGCGCTCTCGCTCACGAATCAGGATCTGAACGCGCCGAAGGTGATTTCCTGGCTCGCGGCGCCGCACTCATGGTTCGGTATGGACGTGCCGGGCTCGCGCACGACGTTCGACAATCCGGACACGATCTATCGCAGCTTCCCCGTCGACCCGGCGGCGCGTTACGTGATCCATGGCACCGTGCATCGCGACGGTCCGGTCGATACCAACGTCAGCCTGTGGGACAGCCGCCACGCGACGCTGGCGAACCTGACCGGCGATCAACTGCAGGTGAGCGCGGACGGCCGCTTCGCGATCACCGCCGATGGCGGCGCCGGAGACGGCGCCGGCAATCACGTTTCGTTGCAGCCGGCCGCCGCATCGTTCTTCATTCGCGATACCGTCGCCGCATGGGGCGAGCAGCAATTCGACGACCTGTCGGTCGAGCGCGTGTCCGGCGTATCGCCGGCGGCGGCGCCGACCCGAGACGCGATGGTAGCCGCGCTGGCCGCGCAACTGACCAGCGGCGGTAGCGTGTTCGCCAGTTACAACGCACTCGCGAATGCGCAGCCGGTCAATACGATTCCGGCCGTGTCGCTGGGCGGCACGGCCGGACGACTGGCGACGCAGGCGGCCACGTACAGCGCATTCCGGATCGCCGACGACGAAGCGCTGGTCGTGACGGTCGACCTCGGCGGCGCGAAATACTTCATCGCACCGGCATACGGGCGCTGGCTGATCACGACCGACTATGTGAATCACACGCAGTCGCTGAACAACAGCCAGGCGGTCGCGAATCCGGACGGCACGTTCACGTTCGTCGTGTCGCCGACCGATCCGGGCGTCTATAACTGGGTCGATACGGTCGGTATTCACGAAGGTTTCCTGAATCTGCGCTGGCAGCGGCTGCCAGCGACGTCGGGCGGTGCTGCGCCG contains:
- the uraD gene encoding 2-oxo-4-hydroxy-4-carboxy-5-ureidoimidazoline decarboxylase, which encodes MQAMHYTLAQLNAMSTDAFVAALSGIFEHSPWVAEAAAAARPFASIGALHRTMKDAVEGAGDARQLALVNAHPELAGKAAVRGELTAESTREQSGAGLDRCTQEEFDKLQRLNRAYREKFGFPFILAVRGYDRHGIIANFEARVGHTRDEELRASLGQIYRIARFRLDDLIDA
- the alc gene encoding allantoicase, encoding MTLPLFDPNAPEFTRRYVNLADPRLGAQALEASDDFFAPKERMLNPEPAVFIPGKYDDHGKWMDGWETRRKRTTGYDWCIVKLARPGVIKGFDIDTSHFTGNFPPAASIEAAHVPEGALNEVTEWAEIVPSTTLQGNSHHYIEAHDANAYTHLRVNIYPDGGIARLRVYGQPQLDWAGASRSELFDLAAMENGGYVVAANNQHFGLASNVLLPGRGVNMGDGWETRRRREPGNDWAIIALARPGVIRRIEVDTAHFKGNYPDRCSVQAACVTGGTDSSLVTQAMFWPVLLGEQKLQMDKQHAFEAELAALGPVTHVRLNIIPDGGVSRLRVWGTLDK
- a CDS encoding ureidoglycolate lyase; translated protein: MKTLAIEPLTRAAFAPFGDVIETAGAKQIPINLGTTMRFHDLAKIDVADEGGRPLVNLFRGQPRALPFEVTMLERHPLGSQAFIPLTDRPYIVVVAPAGDLDPSKIRAFVTSGWQGVNYAKGVWHHPLIAFGEVSDFIVVDRGGDGLNLNEQDLQESLWLTEEALHALTA
- the puuE gene encoding allantoinase PuuE, coding for MAFDPNYPRDLIGYGRYPVQANWPGRARVAVQFVLNYEEGGENCVLHGDPASEQFLSEIVGAAAYPARHMSMESIYEYGSRAGAWRILREFETRGLPLTVFGVGMAIERHPELARAFVELGHEIACHGWRWIHYQDMTPEREAEHMKLGMEAIERVTGVRPLGWYTGRDSPNTHRLVAEYGGFLYDSDHYGDDLPFWMDVEVSGGASAPQLIVPYTLDANDMRFATPQGFNTADHFFHYLRDAFDVLYEEGDEAPKMMSIGMHCRLLGRPGRFRALQRFLDHVERHDRVWVARRVDIARHWREHHPYRPQPRREGNA